One Lepisosteus oculatus isolate fLepOcu1 chromosome 4, fLepOcu1.hap2, whole genome shotgun sequence genomic window, ttttaataacCTTACTTATCTTGTCATCAGAGCAGAAGTACAGTAGAGTCGTGATTATCCAACCTAAACGGGGCCGATAGTATCTCGGATAATCCAGAAACTGAGTATACAAATCATAGATTAATGGAAGCGCAGTATAAGTATGAAATCTGGTTTATTCATCTACTGTTATACTAAAATAACAGAGTACAGAACTATTGttagttattattttaaaaaatgagcgATTGGAATGAATGCTTCTACTCTTCCTTGCGGCAAGGTCTCGCCAACGTCTTGGTAACATGAAATCATTAGCAGTTGTCTCCTCTTGTTTTTCAAcgtgcactgtacagtatatactagtgcACTCTGGTGATTGGCTGTGTCGGATAAAACATCATGTCGGATAAGCAAAGTTCGGATAATCGGGACTCTACTGTGGGcttttttctattgttttttttttaaacccaagTGTTGTAACGTTTGTGCAGGATTGGCTAGGGAAAACTGGTCTGTTCTCTACCATGCTCTGTAATGAGGAAgtatattttctgcttttccTTGAAAGTAACCCCTGGATGTTTAGAATGTTAATGTTGAGTCTGAGTGGTGCTCGAAAATGTAACGGATATTTTATATTCACTGTGTGATACAGGAATATACGGTCAAATATAggaagtctttttttaatttatgatcTAAATGAGCAGGACGGGGCTGAAGGCCGAAGCCTCTATAGACCTAACCTTTTTCTGTACCATGTTCCAGTTCTTTTTTGACCTGTTTTTAAGCCTGAATTCAACCCAGGCAAATTGCAGGACACATGCCTTAAAATATTGTTGTATGCTTTTCTTTTATACAGTGCGTAACATCAGACTTTGTCACATCAGTCCTATTTTTTTGCATATTCATTTCACTTATCTTCAGTGCCAAAACAATATTTGTAAGGATGAAATTCCCTGAACTGGGACTGTATTTATTTCATCTTAATTTTCAGCTCTCTTATAGTAACAGTACCAGTGTTTAAATGTCAGAAATATGGACAGGGATCCAATGAATGTAAATCAGCACATGGAGAATTAAGGATATGGTTATAGATGTAAACCAGGGATACAAATGGAATTTAATTCTAGCATTCTTTCACACTTAGTATATATTGGGTTAAGTTTTCATATACAATCTGGGATGTCTTTAGTCTTTCAGACTAAAAGAAAACCTTTTCCTGTGTCTTGAACTTCAGCCTTCTTGAAACAAACATTACCTTtctccaaaaataaaactttgattTGTTCAAATGGTATTCTGAATGGGTTTATGCATTGTATCTGGTAAAGCTAAACTTAAAAGCAATTCAGAACTTCATAGGAAAATATTGCTTGAGTGATTTTTGTAATAAATGTGGAATGTGGAAATGTCCTCTTTCAGAGATATCCAAGGGAAATTTAAGTGTTTTGAGTATTTCTGAGATGCtgatcctttttttaatttttgtcctTATTTTTATGTTGGACAGTGGAATGGGAATGTCAATTGCTATTGGAGTGACCATATTTATCATCTTCATCATTATCATAATTTCCTGCTGCACATGTTCCTGCTGCTGCCTGTACAAGATGTGCAGAAAACCTCCAAGACGTAAGTTGAGCTGTGCTTATATTGCttttatttggaaataaaaatacCATCGTTTATAATGTGGCACCACTACACACACTCACTTTCCAGTTTTGGAAGATGATAGTGCAGTTTGGCTGTGGACTGCATGCTGAGTGTGAGTCTTGCAGTATCTTCAATGAGAGGTCATTCTGGCTGGATGAAAGATCCAGCTCTCCCTCACAATAGCAGATACTAGAAAATCATCTTAGAGATCACAGTTGTCCTGCAGGCTAAAAAAACTTCCACAGGCCTGTTGGCTCTTGGCCAGTCGTACCCCATGACTTGGGAGATCTGGCACAAGTCAGCTAATGACACTAAAGCTGTTGACATTTGGATTGTAGTGCCCAGCATGTGCTCTGAATGAGCATATTTACTGTTTTGAGTCCCTCAGTCTCCCGTTTGGTTTTTATTATATTCTATTGCAAGTTTGCTGTACAGCCGGCTAATAAAATACACATAATTGCATTTCATGTGGCTGAACTGTGTAAATCAGCAACACACGTTTTGTGTCATTGCTACACCAGGggaagtgagtgtgtgtgctgatGTAATATCAGCTATGTCATAACATATTATTTCTTGCCACTTTAACGTCAACTGTTTAACATAGTCGGCAGTACAGTTTACTTCCAAGCAAGCACCCTCATATTCCCCGAACATGAAACAATATGAAGAAGACAAGAAACTGTAAAACGTaatattttacacatacaatTGCCACATACATTTAGTgcaatcagaaatatttttttaatccaggTGAAAGTGAAAAATGAACGATGTACAATCTCTGCTTACCAGAGGCAGATAACAATGGATTGTGTTTAGAGAAAACCATATTGAGAGAATGTTTTGTTCCATTTTCTTACTGAACATGTTCCGTGAAAGTTCTTTCCATTTTCCAGGTTTGTAAGAGTTAAATGGGTGGCAGGATTTTAGAGTGAACCTGCTGAGAAATGTACACAGTGCCCCTAGTGCTGTGTAACTTGTTGGGGGCAGCACGCATATGGAAATTCTTTTACATGCAAAGCAGATCAAGGGTTTCCACCCTGTCTGACTCACATTTTCCAAGGCTGAGCCCACGTCCACAGACACATCAGGAAAAGACAAAATGTGTTCATACTGTATCAGTCTGAAGCTACTGGATACCccattcaactttgatgttgtACCACACAGAATTTCAAATTTTCTTGTGTGAACATGATGAAACAAGAGTGGAAAtccccttttctgttttttcaggaATTGGACTTCTATGTGCCAAGCCTTAAACTTGTTCGCAATCATGGCAATTAAAATTTCTCCTGGAGGAatatagaaaatggaaggaattCAGAAAATTCCATACAGGAATTTCTTATAAGGATTGCAACTAGAATGCCAGTGTATACTGTAATGATTTCTTTTTGAAGAGGCCCAATCTCTAATGTACTGAAGAGATTGCTTGTTGAAAATGCTGCTTGAAATTTCAGTTCTGTTTTATCTCTAGTATATTTCACAACAGAAACTttctgtatcaccctgcaactcacaactggccacCCACTGTAGCTAACCAGGTatgagcttggtcagtacctggatggaagacctcctgggaaagctaaggctgctgctggaagaggtgttagtgggccaaTAGGTTGCGCTCACCCTGCCGTCTAATGTCCCAGTAAAATGATgggtacactatactgtaaaaagtatgagatgtaaaactgagatcctgactccatgaggtcattaaaaatcccagggcacctctcgaaaagagtaggggtgttaccctggtgtcctttcccccggcctttatcaatcatggcctcctaataattcccatctatgaattggcgtCATTACTCTATTTTCCTCCCCACtgctagctgatgtgtgggcagtgtactggagcactatggctgccgtcgcgtcatccaggaggggctgcacattggtggagggtagtctccattacctgtaaagcgctttgaatggagtgtccagaaaagccctatagaagtgtataaatattatttattaaattactaAATCTCTGATTGCTGAATTAGAGATTTGGTCAGATGAAGCACAGAATTATTGAAACATTtcttgatttaaatcaaaacgtaaGAAATGCAAAACGGCAGTAGttcttaaaatgaagaaaaacaaatgacagcTTACAATGCCCTTCATACAGCTGGAGCAGCCTGCCTGTCATCCATAATGCAATGCTAGAGGATCAActtatgaacaaaaaaaaccaCTCGGCAACACCCAGAGCTAATTTGGCCATATTTCAAGTGACTTTTTCCACGATCTAACATTCACTCCCATTACAGCAACCGGACAACCTGTCAGAACGATACCAGCAGCAGGGGCTCCTTTGATAAGATATTGGGTTCTGTTTTCACAGCAATAGTGACGACCACTGCCACCACCACAGTCATGCAGATCCCCTACCCACAGCAGCCAGCGGCCCCCCAGACCTACCCTGGTCCACAGTACCCAGGCTACCAGCCTGTGCCTGTCCAGCCCGGCTATGGGAACCAGCCTTTGCCAACAGCTCCCTACCCAGGGCAGCAGTATGCGCCAACGTACCCGGCCTCCGGACCCCCCCCGCCTTACCAAGAGGCCGTGCCAGGTGAGCGCATCACGAGGACCTGAAGGACCAGCACTACTGCTGGCTACAGCACAGTAAATCGTTATTCACAGAGAGCAGGAGCAACTACGCTTGGCTCGTCTCTTGTGTTGTCGTCTTGCGGATGAATTTCTGATGTGTGCATACGTTATGCGTGACGTGAACATATGTCTGCACAAACATGTCTACGACTTggcaatttaatttaaagtcCCTGCATAACACTACTCTCTTTTTAAGCCACAGGCCATAGCGATGTGAAATCCAATCCTTAAAATCACTGGGGCATGTTAAGACCTTTTCTTTCCGTTTCAAATTGtcagtattgatttttttttgtgcaggACCGGCACCTTACCCTCCACAACCTGCTTATAGCCCTGCACACCCTCCAGCGTCTTATGACTGTGGCCAGCCTGCCTACCCTCCCCAGCAGGGGTACCCTGCCCAGCCAGACTACAACTCCAGCCAGCCAGCTTACAATCCTGCCTACATGGATCAACAAAAAAACGCATACTGAATGGGACACAGCTGGaaagatcacaaaacatatTGGACCTTTTCCACATTGACCTATCTGTCCTCGAATACACTGGGTCAACCGTCCGGTTACACATGGTTACAAAAtgtggtaatgttttttttaatctgaagcGTCAACTTTTTAAACGTGTTTCTCACTGCATCTCAGTTCTCCACTCTTGCAGGGTTCAGTTATTTCTAAAGGGAATACTCAATGTCCCACCATACGCACGGGGAAAATGTGTAATAGGTTTAATTTCtacttttttgtaaatataattCTGAGTCTGTTTCGATGATTAAAGTTCAAGTGAATGGGTATTTGCTCTTATGTCAAAATCGATAAATCTTGAGGTTGATGTGTACCTAACTCTGAATCTTCAAAAttatactattttatttttatattttaggttTACTTCAGTCTTGCAAGGTATGGCTGTCACAGCTGTCTTAAAGTAGTAAAACTGAAATGCCTTAGCAGTTACTTGAAGACTTGCTGGCGTTTTACTGTTctgcagaatgtgttttttgtgcTACCATAGTGCTCCATGATGGTCAAGAAGAGAAGTGCAGTGCTTTTGAATTTAATGGCCTTTTACAGGCACCTTTCTTTGTATAGTCTCCTCAGGTTCTCAGCAATAAACCGAAGAATGTTAACCTTTACTTTACAAAGGAGTTACTtatatttaaagttttaagTAAATGCAGGAAAAGCCATTTCCACAGTGTCCATTgagaaagataaaaagaaaccgGGGATACTAGACCTCATTTCATCCTCTGTATGGGTTGTAAAAATATGCACATTCCACTTGGAGTTGTGCCCTTCTTTTGCCTTTTCACAACAATTATTCAAATATTCCATTTGTTTTATACCTAAAATGCCTTTATTGTACATGAATAcgtttttttccagtttcttgtattttttctaaaaaaaaaatgcagttagATGAGTTTGCTTCCTTTCTGAAGAGTTAACAATACACCTCACCCTGTTTTAGTAGTATCTTGTGAGAAGTATTTAAGGTGTTAGACAAAATACAAAGTACTAGATATGCATATGTTTTTGTGTGGAATAAACATCATTGTGATGATACCACTAACATTCCTATGTGCACATCTGTTTTCTGCATTACACAAATAGTATTTACTTGGATTTCCACCTGTCAGGTAATGAATGATGTAAAACAGTGGGATTTTTATGGTGTCTTGTCATACTGCTTCGGAGAAGAAAAGTTTCCTATTGCAGTGCAATTTTATCCATTTCAGAATTGCAGGCTCCAAGCAATTATATTAACCATATTCATGAAAAGGGAACCTCTTAAATTGTAATTTAACTCAGCATCTGGCTGTGCAGAATTAATCAGAATAACAATTAAACTGTCAATAATCATAGTAATTTCATTGGATATTAAGACTTAAGAGATCCAAACCTGTATATAAGCTTTTCATTGTAACCTTTGTGATCCTGCATGGCTGTAAACAAATCTAGTATTTTCCAGAGCCAGTTTGACTTTGAATAACTTCGGCAAGATGCCATGGGCCCACGTTCTCAAGATAACATATCATATGGGTAACATATCTACTAGTTCAGAGTGTTTGCACTTTACAATTGATAGATTAAACCACAGAGCTAAGACTTGTGTAAGTTCTAAAATGGAGTTTGTCCTGGTTCAAAATTAAGGTATAAGGATGTGTTATAAAGCACTGCTATTCTGCTCATTGTCACCTGAAATGAAATTGAGATTGtgtaacatttaatttaatagttttaaaatataatggaCTAGAACCTCTAAATCATGCATTTTTCCTCGTATTTAATATTCATGCAAGTGTTTAACAGAACTCCCATGTCCATTTTCCAGGCAAAATTGCTAATTTTATTTAAGAATTCATAACATAATTCTCTATTTAAAAGGAGTATGAGTATACACAATAGATACAGTTTTTTAGACAGTGGGAACATAATCAGGAAATGAAGGTGGCTTTAAATTTCACAGAAATTAATAGAAGAAATGCAATAGTTCTTAATCGGCAACAAATAATAAGCTTGACAGGAATCAAGAGGAAATGGTTCTTGTGtaaatgttcagaaaaaaagtgttgTCCTTTCTTTCATGAGAGATAAAATGCCATAGTAAATGTATTAGAGGGCTGATTTTCCAATAGGGAAAATTAGACCTTTAATTTGTTACTTgaggcagttttttttaaatcaaactgttaaataaaattaaaaaaacacgatATGTGGTCTCTGTCACTGAAAAGGAGTCAGTATTATGCCTTTAAAAAGTGAATTACAGTGTAAAAGGCTAATGAAGAAAAACACGTATGCCCAAGACTGTGCATTTTATGTAACTTACACTCCTGCAAGCAAACCGCAAACTTGAAAACACCTATGAGTAGTAATGGTCGATATCCATGTCTTCCACATCTGCCTCCGGACGACAGATTTCTTCTAAAGCCAATTCTATACGCCAAAAAAACAGGTATTAGAGAAAAACAAGTACAAGTACAATGAACATGTTTACTTGCTGGGGCACAGACATTTCTCAGGCTTGCCTAACTTTCTTCATTACTTAAACATGGGTGTTTGGCCATAATGTGGCTGcgaaaaacagatttaaatgcAGCAAAGATCAAAGATGAAAACACACGACAcatgcttttattttgtaaattcgCAATAGATCATAATATCGCTGCTTCACATAAGAGAAATGTAGAAAAATGCTTAAAAGAATACAATCCCGGAAATTACAAGCATCAGTATTGTTGCATATGAGAAGACCAGAACTAAAAACATCAGTCACTGTACATTTTTCTATGCGTCACAGAACCGAGTTTAAATAGGAAAGGGACTTCCATTCTCTTCTTATTGCACAGATTTATAAACACTGATCACTGAAAGgctgaaaatccaaagcagaCAGCGCGGGACATTTCTGCACTCACCTTCGCTCCCCCACAGGCACGGGATCTTGCGGAAGGCATCCCGGACGGCTGGGATCACCTGGCCGTACATGTGCAGCACGTCCAGGCAGTGCTCGGCGAAGCCGGGGTCGTGCTGGGACAGCCAGTGCAGCAGCTGCAGGGCCTCCCTCAGCAGCGGGAGGGTCCCGGGCTGGGGCCTCACACCCTGCTCCTCCCCGCACTCCTGCGCCCTCACCTGCAGCCACTGCCTGTGCAGGATCACCACTAGGGTGCGCACTATCTGCACAAACGCAGAAAAaggtaatgtaatgtaatgtttctttattagccctatacaatttcttgcattaggaattccttttttcgcataccccagctttttctccatggagacacagacacacagacagggagagaagcttggggtcagagcgcagggtcggccattgtacagcgcccctggagcagttggggttaagggccttgctgaggggcccaacggagtaggattcctctgccggccgcgggatttgaaccagcaaccttccagccacaggcgcagatccttagccgcagagccaccactccgccccagGTTGCATGTCGGCAATCTGAATTGATGCACCGTAAGCCCGTAAATAAAAGCTTGAAAAGCCTTTCCCTTGAGCTCAATTCAATTCTTCTGGGAGATGCTCTGCTCCAAATAACCTTCTACAGAGAAAGGTCAACCTTAAAAATCTCAAATTTCAGCACAGACCAAGTCATTCTCTAATTGCACTTCCAAATGAAATTCAATCCGCGGACGCTGCTCTTTCTTACCTCTTTATTGCACTGACACGACGATTTAAAAAGAGTAGCACTTGAGGAAGAACTCTGGGTGCACAGCTTTGTTAAGAGCCGAACAACCTGCGAAGAGAACCAAGCAATTTTCTGGAATTAGTTCTTACAATACTATGAAGACCATGCATTACTTTTTCTGAAGCTGAAAAAATATGAACACATATCAGAAAAATCAATTCCTACACTACACAAGTAATATACTGGAATCCTCCATGGTCAAAATAGAAACAATATTATTCACAATCTTGTTTCTTCTACAATGCAGACAACGGGCAGGTTACATCACCTCTAAATCCAGCTGAGTTCCACAATTGTCAGTCACCAGTCTATCAGGTCTGGGAGTTATATATGTGTATAATCTGAAGAAAGGACATTCAtctataaagaaaaacattacttcaactttcattttttgtatagtcttaattttatttacatGCATTCATAATTGTCCATCAACAAGGAAAGAATGCATTTTCAGGATCACTCATAATgctgtaataattaataattgaattACAAATATTATATGCAAGTATTATATAGCTACAAAATACAATGACATGATGTTTATTAACtgcattgttttcatttaaattatttttgtttggcACCTTTTTGACCTATTGTGAGAATGCCAAGACACAGATCTTTGATAGTATACGTACATAACTTGCCTCCGACAAGGACAAAGAACAAAAATCACTCAAATCACTCATTTCACCTGTTTTCATTCTTTTACAACAGTTTCTGCCCAGCTCAaggtttaaacaaaaata contains:
- the shisa10.1 gene encoding protein shisa-5 isoform X1, with protein sequence MRRDMAGTSLIIFITLAVFVPVALSDDCESYIDSLGKFHGEQKCSLFQFCCGSCENRYCCGRFSDKLDEDEQKTCFIRRRWDEMGKSGEIAYSAWESMTTSHTSGMGMSIAIGVTIFIIFIIIIISCCTCSCCCLYKMCRKPPRPIVTTTATTTVMQIPYPQQPAAPQTYPGPQYPGYQPVPVQPGYGNQPLPTAPYPGQQYAPTYPASGPPPPYQEAVPGPAPYPPQPAYSPAHPPASYDCGQPAYPPQQGYPAQPDYNSSQPAYNPAYMDQQKNAY
- the shisa10.1 gene encoding protein shisa-5 isoform X2, which gives rise to MRRDMAGTSLIIFITLAVFVPVALSDDCESYIDSLGKFHGEQKCSLFQFCCGSCENRYCCGRFSDKLDEDEQKTCFIRSGMGMSIAIGVTIFIIFIIIIISCCTCSCCCLYKMCRKPPRPIVTTTATTTVMQIPYPQQPAAPQTYPGPQYPGYQPVPVQPGYGNQPLPTAPYPGQQYAPTYPASGPPPPYQEAVPGPAPYPPQPAYSPAHPPASYDCGQPAYPPQQGYPAQPDYNSSQPAYNPAYMDQQKNAY